GGACGCCCGCTCGAGGAGGCGGCAGCAAGGGGAGGAGGCGGGTGGGGATGGGGCCGGTTCGGGTTTCGGATTGGGACAAGCAGGCCGGTCCAAGAAGGGCGCAAAGGTCCTGATTTTTATGGGAAAACCTCtgaataaataaaaaaattagagacaaaaaaatgtgaaactctGAATAAATAAACCTCGTCGATTGTTGGGACTGTGACGGTGGCGCCAAGATGATGAAATGGGGATGGCGTATACGTAGGCAGCAATGGCTGTGGTTGATTGGCAAAAAAGATCACGGTGAAAAGATGAGTCGGTTCACATGAAGGAGCGCCACCTCCCTTCGCTGGGAAACGCTCGAACAGCCGGAGGTAGGGTCTGCTAATTTGCGGTCGCCCATAGGAGCGGATTCCAGTGGTCGATTTCCGACCGGCCCGTGCTTTTCCATTTTAGGAAAGTTTTCGTCCCCGGTCATCTCCTTTCTAGCATCCTTTGGTCATTTTCCTTTTCAGCACCAAACGGCCCCGCACGCCTCATGCTCTGAGGAAGTGTTCGCTTTTGCCGATTTTTTTACTACCCATCGCGCTCCAACCTATTTTTGCCCGCattttttgttgcttttcactTTTACAAATCTTCACTTTCACTTTCTGCATGAAAAAAACATTCGGGACCGTGGAAAAATGGGAACAAAAGTGGGGGGGTGGGGTGGTTTGGAATAAAAGCTAGTAATTTTTTTAATGGAGGCTGCGATGTCTTGTGGGCGCGCACGGTCGAGACGCCTCGCCGTGCGGCAGGCGGAGTGCCCCTCACCTGCCTGGCGCGTGTCAGGCACAGGGCCACAAACCCTAGCTGCCCGGTAGAGAGATGAGGATGGTGTGAATCGAATGATGAAGAAATAAAATTGAATCAAATGAAAGAAAGATAAGACAAATTAATTGGGGGTACTAATGTCCCTGAAGTTTTTTCCAATAATACTTCTATATTCCATTTGCTCAGATGACAGCTACTCCATCGACGCTAGTGCCAGCttccatgccgccgccgccgccaacggACCGCGTGCACGTCGCACCAGCACGGCTTCCTGCTGCACCGGCTCCGGTTCCTCCCGCGACGCCTACCTCCAGAGCCGCCGCACCGTCCGGTTCACCATCACCACCTGCTCCCGATCTGATCGGGTCCATGCCAACGGCCTCGCCACATTCTGCGCGCCGCACGCCACGGCCATCCGCGACGCCGACCGTGCCGCCGACCGCGACGCCATCCATGATGGCGACCGCGACGCCGTCCGCCTCGACCCCTCCTGCTGCTCCACCCTCGGCGCCGTCCTCTCCACCAGCTGATCGTACTCCTTCGCCATGCACTCCGCCACCAGCTGCTCATGCTCCTGATCTGCAACAGCATCCCATGGTCACCCGTGCCCGTGCAGGCATCAGCAAGCCAAATCCTCGCTACGCCAACGTCGCTGTTGCACCAGCCATCTCACTGATCCCCACCACTACTCGGGCAGCTCTTCGTGACCCAAATTGGAGTGCCACCATGCAGGAGGAATTCAATGCCCTGATCGACAACAACATTTGGGATCTAGTGCCTCGACTGTCTGGCGCCAATGTGATCACTGGTAAATGGGTATTCCGCCATAAACTTCATGGTGATGGAACCCTAGAGCGCTACAAGGCTCGTTGGGTCGCGCGTGGTTTCTCTCAGCGCCCCGGAGTGGACTATGATGAAACATTTAGCCCGGTCGTGAAGCCGACTACCATCCGCACCGTTCTCACCTTGGCATCATCCCGTGGTTGGCCGGTAAATCAACTCGACGTCAAAAAATGCTTTTCTTCATGGTGTTCTTGATGAAATTGTCTATTGTCTTGAACCGGCCAGCTTTGTCGACCCCTCCAAGCCGGATCATGTGTGTCTGCTATCAAAATCTTTGTACGGGCGTAAGCAGACGCCAAGGGACCAGTTTCAGCACTTCGCCGCCGTCGTCACCAAGCTGCGCTTCGTCGCATCGCGTTCTGATGCATCCTTGTTCATCTACAACACTGGTGATGATGTTGCTCTTATCCTGCTGTATGTTGATGATATACTCCTGACCAGTGGCGGAGGACGCGATGAAATTAAGGTATTGCTAACGCGAAGAGGACAAAATTTACAACACAATCTAGACCAACTAATATCAGAAAAATGTACAATGAAAGCAGAAAATACCTTACAAAGAGGTCATCGTGATCATTATCCATTTACATTAGGCTGCATAGCTCTTAAATCTGAAAAAAATAAATATGAGTTAGGCAATTGCATTTGTCTAGTGAAATCTATAAAAAAATGTTAAACTTGTGAAATAAAAAATACCTCTAGTTACGTCTAGGTCTAGAAGACTTAGGCAATTGCATTTGTCTAGTTTTCTTATTTTGAAATGCCTTTTCAATTTGTTGAAGATCAAGTCCTTTGTATATTTCTCTTTCTATGTAGCACACCATCAAGTCATTCAACCATCCATCGGTCATCTTGTTGCGCAATTCAGTCTTAATAATTTTTATAGCCGAGAAGGCCCTTTCAACCGTTGCGGTTGCCACTGGTAACAACAATGCCAACTCAATGAGACGATAGACTAATGGAAACACAATATGTCTCTCAAGTTGAACCATTATTTTTGATAGACTCGCAAGATCATAATAAGCCATGAATTCTTCAACTCTTCACTCATAATAACGAAAGTTCTTAGTTGATCTTTTATAGTCTTGCGGTCAATTAAAGAGAAATCCTCATGATAGATATCTGCAATCCGAGCAAGCTTCTCCACATCAAACTTAGAGAATGAATTTCTTGGATCAAGGCAAGCAAAACACACAAGCAACTATGAAGATAGCTCATTAAAGCGATGATCAAACTCTGTGGTGATAGAATCTATAGCAGCATAGAAGGTATCCACACTATAAAAATATTCTTGAGTGATATTATTTCTCCCACCTTTCCTTGATCGGCCAAACCGTGGCACAGCATCACACATATTTGGCATTGGGATATCATTTGCAAGGCAAAATGCTTTGGTTTCTTCCAACAATGGCTCCCAACCCTCACTTCTCAAATTAATCAAACGTGTTCTCACATCCACAACCAACGACATAGCTTGGACAACATTTTGATCCTTCCTctgcaagagaagagagagcTCATTTGTGATACAGAGGATTTgcaacatcatcttcatcataaACACAAAGCTGAAACACTCCATTTTTCCAACAAAGCCACCTGCACTAAATGGATTGCGCTCATCTTGATGCACAATTTCTAAGACTTCTATTACTGAATCCCACATTGATTCAATACGAAGCAAACTCTTATAATGAGATCCCCGTCTTGTATCCCCGGATCTTGACAATGTTGTTGCTTGTTGTTTGCCTCTCCCTGATGAAATTTCTCCACTCTCCAACTTAGATAAGAGATTCAAGCGATGCTTATGCAACAATAAATCCTTCCTTTTGCAAGAAGCACTAGTGCTACTCACAATCAATGTTACATACTCAAAGAAATCCTCAAGGGATGAGCAATATTTTGAGACAACAACAACTACCAATTGCAATTGATGAGCAAAGCAATGGATATAGAAAGCATATGGGTTCTCATCTCGAATTAATTTTTGAAGACCATTAAATTCACCTCTCATATTAGAAGCACCATCATACCCCCGCCCTCGAAGTTTTGCAACAACTAATCCATGATCACTTAACATCTCAACTAATGCTTTCTTCAATGACTCTGATGTTGTGTCCTTCACATGCTTGATACCCAAAAATCTTTCTATTACTTCTCCTTTTTTTGTTGACAAATCTCACAACTATAGCCATTTGTTCTTTGACTGATATATCACGGGATTCATCAACAAGAATGGAGAATAGACAATCCCCCATTTCTTCTTTTATTGTCTGTGTGACTGCTTCAGCACAACAGTTTGCAAGTTCCTTTTGAATTGTTCCAGAAGCCATTTTGGCATTTTTCGGACACAACTCATCAAAAGCTTTTCTAACCTCCTCATTTCTTTGTTTGTACCAATCAAAAAATTCTAAAAAATTGCCCTTATTTAAGGAAGTGCTAGTCTCATCATGCCCCCGAAATGGTTCACCTTGCAATGCAAGATAACTTACAATACTTAAGGAAGCTTCCAACCGGGTCTCATATTTGACCAATGCATCTTGACTGTAACTTGACATTCTATGACTTACACTTGACCTTTGGTTACGAAAATCATGGAATGCTGTTGTTGCAACATTGTGTATGCTATTAGGCCCACCAACATATTTTGGAAATGTCGTGTACACATTCCTCCACTGTGAGAAGCCAACTTTTGTAAATGCATCATGAGAAGCCAACTTTTGTAAATATATGACCAATTGGTTGAGTCGGACCTTTAGCTATGAAAGCCCTTCTAACTTCATCTCTAATATTAGGAGCAAAACGATCAATCGGAATACGAAGTCCCGGATTAGAAATAATGTGATCCGGGTTGAATTCAGTTATACCTTCCACTTCTTCACCATTAATTTCTTCATCATTGCCTTGATCATGTGCATTTTCTTTGACATTATCCTCTTCAACATCAACATGTACATCCTCTTCAACTTGTGCAAGTGGAGGAGCAATGTTTTCTTCCACTTCTTCAGGTTCGTGATAAACACCACTACCATGAGTCCTTGGTCCACTAGCATGGGTGCTTGGTCCACCTTGACCACTGCAAGTAAAATAGCTGTAAATCCCTGTAATCAAACAACAATATGTATTAGACATTACAGCAAATGCGAAATCAAACTCATGGAATGGAATCAACAATTGCTGGCAAATGGCAAACAAACCTCTGGCTCTTTGGCCAATtcttctccccctccccctccccctcccctggTTCTGGTTGTTTCCAGACATGGTCGGGCACTCGGGCAGACCGGCAGACCGCAAAGCCGGCGTGGAGCTCTGGGAGGTGGCGGAGTCGGATGGCGGCCTTGGGCTTGGGGTGGGGAGGCGGCGACCAGGCCACCAGGTCCAGGCGAGCCGGTCTGCCGGGACCCGGGAGGTGGGGATCTGGCCAGCTGGGAACGGGGGATCTCCGGATCTGGGAACGGGGAGGTGGGGGTCTGGGGGAGGCGGGGAAGGTGGCCAGCActggcggcgccgcggcggacgGGCGGAGGCGGCCTGGCGGCGTGCGGGAGATGGGGCGAGTCGCGTTCGTGCGGGCGACGGGGCGTACGGGCGGACGGGCGACGGGCGAGTCGAGCAGGTAAGTTTTTTTTTTAAGCCCTGCTACCCTtcttgggctgggccaaggtaTTGCCCAAGCAATACCGGGCCACATTGGGCCCTCCGCCCATGCTCCTGATAGCTTCCTCAGCCAAGCTGCTACGGCACATCATTGAACGCCTTCAAGCTGACTTCGCCATGAAAGATCTGGGCCCTCTGCATTATTTTCTTAGCATCCAGGTGACTTGCACAGATGATGGCTTCTTTCTTTCGCAACAGGCATATGCAGAGGACTTGCTAGAACGTGCCAACTTGTTGCAATCCAAGCCAGCAGCTACACCGGTTGATACGAAGCCAAAACTCTCTGCTGATCTTGGTGACCCAATTGATGCTTCAGAATACCGCAGTCTGGCCGGCGCCCTCCAATACTTGACGATGACTCGACCTGATCTACAATATGCTGTGCAACAAGCTTGTCTCCGTATGCATCAGCCCAAGGACACTCATCTGTCGCTCATCAAACGAATTCTGAGATATGTTCATGGCACAACACATCTCGGTCTTCAGCTTCGTTTTGGCTCCACATCTTCCATACTCAGATGCGGATTGGGCGGGATGCCCAGACACTAGGCAATCTATCTCTGGGTATTGTGTTTATCTTGGTGATTCACTAATCTCCTGGTCATCAAAGACGCAGCCAACCGTGTCACGCTCAAGTGCTGAGGCCGAATATCGCGCGGTTGCAAATGTTGTCACTGAATGTTGCTGGCTTCGTCCGTTGCTCTCAGAATTGGGTTGTGATATCTCGACGGCCACAATTATCTACTGTGACAACGTCTCTGCTGTGTGTACATGACTGCAAATCCAGTACCCCACCGATGGACAAAGCACATAGAGCTTGGCATTCACTTTGTGCGCGAGCGAGTTGCTCTTGGGCAGTTCAGAGTTCATCATGTACCGCCTGATCAGCAATTTGCAGACATCATGACAAAGGGGTTGGCCACGGCTCAATTCAGACAATTTCGTGACAGTCTGTCCGTCATTGCTCCAAGCAACCACGATCAcactgggggggggggggggggatggggGGTGTTAGGAATCTGTTGTATGTAACCATAGCTGACCGATTCCTTAGGCTCTTAGCTAGTCTTCAGCTTGACTTGGTGTATGTCTGTTACGGCCAGATGGCCTGCCTGTACTTGTATATATTCTGCACCACATCAATCAATGGAAGTTGTTGTGTGCTAAACCTGTTCACTCGTTCTACTCATTCTCTACAGGGGAGCTCAAGAAGCTGGTCGAGGAAGGAAAGATCAAGTACATCGGACTATCCAAAGCATCTGCTTCGACAATCAGAAGAGCTCATGGAGTTCATCCTATCAGCGCGGTCCAGCTGGAGTGGTCAATATGGTCTAGAGATGTGGAAGAACAGATAATCCCTACCTGCAGGTATTTTGTGCTCATTGTATGAACACTAAAGTTGTCAAGTGAAAAAGTAAGAAGCATTATTGTCTGAATTTTACCTCTTTGGTGTCATTGGTGTCATAATTTCAGAGAACTTGGAATTGAAATCGTGGCCTACAGTCCACTGGGCCGAGGGTTCTTATCTGGTGGGGCTAAACTGATTGACTCACAATCAGTGCTGCAGCAGATATATTTGGTTGTGTTCGTCTTAAGAGCAAGGACTTTGTTTTTATTCTATTAGCAAGTTAATTTATCAATACTTTTAGAACATTTTATCATTATTATTTGGTTATAATGTCTTCTAGGATTATTTGGAGATATTTCATATAAAATTTTGGAGGAATTCCACTGCAAAATTACTGCATCACTTACATGGCATAAATTTTTATCGCCATATATTTCCCTTATCCTTGGTGTGGAATTTCTGTTTGCATTTCTGTAGAGAAGTTTTTGTTTTTGGACTATGCTTTTCAGTTTCTGTATATCATGAACTCATCAATTGCCTCTATGTAACGAGAACTTCATTGTTTCACAGAACTTCCCTAGATTTCGGCCAGAGAATCTTGACAAAAATGGCCAGATATTCGAGAAAGTTAATGCAATGGCCACAAGGAAAGGATGTACACCATCACAACTCGCATTGGCATGGGTTCATCATCAGGGAAGTGACGTTTGCCCCATACCTGGCACATCAAAAATAGAGAATTTCAACCAGAATGTAAGAGCACTGTCCCTGAAGCTCACACCAGACGAGATGGCCGAACTTCAGTCCTACGATGCTGCTGGTGATGTCCAGGGTGACCGGTATCCTCAAATGGCAAGCACCTGGAAGTATTCTGAGACTCCTCCATTGGCGTCATGGAAATCTGAGTAGCGAATTTTGGTTTCTTCGTCAAATCTGCCTGATGTGCCAGTTGCAAATGGTTGGCATGAAGAAGGTGCTGCTTAGATTCACATTAGATAATCACATCCTTTAGATCTGCTTGCCTTGTTGCGCCTAATCATCATAGAAGTAGATAAAGTTCTGTAATCATGAAGTGTAAGAGCGTTATGTTCTTTTAGGGGAGTGAGCAATATATTGAGCTACAACTGGGTAATGGCATTGTATACATTATTCCTTAATAGTGTGGATCCCTTAAGAGAAAAACTGTTTCTCCCAGACCCACCTTCTCTTTTGAAGTGCGGGAACCCGTGCCATGCACGCTAAGATGACGGGGCAGCGTATGGCTCTGCCCCAACTTTAGTATATGGAGCTGGCGGGTAAAACTGAATTATCGAAACCTACAAAGAAATCATAGCCCACCTATAGAGGAAGGAGGGAGGCAATTCTTGTCGGAATCGGGAGATCATGCTTTGGAAGCAAGGTCTATGAGTAGTGATAAAGAGgctttgacactcggcaaagggcactcggCAGTAATTTCGTCGGTAAAgatgtctttgccgagtgccttttgtcggggccaaaaaacactcggcaaagagctgcACTCAGCAAAATGTAAAtcgaaaaaaatccaaaaaaatgaAACAGGAAAAAAAAATATTGAGGGAGGCATGCACAGCCAGCTAGTGACCCATCTAATGGGTTGCACATTTTTTTCAACGATTTTTTATAAGTTGTCGATGATAGTTTTTGAACTCACGACCTCCTGCACACAAACAACTCtctctaccactgcaccattggACCAAGTAtgtcaacattacgtttttattctccacgtattataattaaccgagtgtaaattgtttgtttgagatagtaaataaattcaaatgaaaaagttgttaactacaaagtggcataacttttcgagatctacaacttttattttggtagtttcttcatccgagatcgtttataaaatttgaatttcaaatttgaaaacttcaaacatattttaatatgacacaatgattttaaatcaaaaagttgtcaactacaaactttcataactttttgagatctacaacatTAACtttgatggtttttccattcgaggtcatttgtaaaattcgaattttaaattttctatattcagatgtagttttGGTTCACtagatgacttcaaattaaaatgttgccaactataaaatcttataacttctcaagatctacaaagtttattttggttgttttatcatttcttcatctgagatgataattctaatattgttcacaaatcttatatatatctcttatagtttcataaactacgagagagatatatatattttgtgAATAAATGTACATTTATTttgtcaaatgaagaaataTCCAAAATAAGAATTGTGCATAttgatgagttatacaactttatagttgaaaatatttttatttgaattaatttactactttaaaatatgatttgaaaattatctttgccgagtgtctaaacaaggcactcggcaaagagcttctttgccgagtgtcttaaaaaaggcactcggcaaagagcttctttgccgagcgctggtctttgccgagtgtcttttTTAGAcgctcggcaaagaagctctttgccgagtgcccgaaaaaaacactcggcaaaatatttgacactcggcaaagatcttttttccggtagtgaGCGGGCCCGCTTTGGATCCAAAATTGGTCTTGTTGGAGCCAAACCAGATCCACTAATGATTATGGTACTTGAAATTATTTTCCTAGTTCAAAACAGTTCTAGATAATATTGCAAACCCTCAAAATATCCCAAAGCTCCAAAACTTCTAGACACGAGGAACCCAACAAAATATCTGGAGTAAAACTATTTCTTGGAGCCTCCAATAGATAAATTTTAGGTGGAAAAAAGTGTAAACATCTAGAAATTTCACTAAAAAATCTAACCAACGTCTATATGTATTCTAAGGGCTTTTAGCACTTATAAAAACTAGATGCAACTATCATAATATAACATATATATTATTCTATTTTCCTTTagaaaataattaatacttacAACTAAAATTCTTGAAGACTAGGTAATTGTTTGAAAAATTTTAAAAACAAGAGAAAATCTTAAGTTTATATGTGCTATTTATTAACATTCTAAACATATTATCTTGGGGGTGTTACACTTCTGTATTCATTTTACGTCCTAGAGTAGGTAAATGTCCATTAACACCCAAAGCCATCATCAAACTGCTTTGTTTACAAGTCTGCGTATGTACCGACTTACACGTTACATGAGATATCTGTTGGAATGGCCAGTTTAGTCTATCTAATATCTTGATGTCTTCCGGTGGTCATGTTAGAATCAGCCCTACTATTCTACCATTTAAGTATAACTCAGTAGGAGGAGAAGTTGATTATCGACGCCTATATGATGATGTTTTGGCTTTCGTTGCCCTTCTGAGTGCTAGATATCCAGTTCATATTAGTAATCTGTTGTTCTTATTATGAAATACTTCCAATAAACTAAGGGTGAAATCTTTGTATGTGATGCTCTTGGTTAATCATCCAAGTCTACTTGACTGTACTAAGTAGCAGGGGCTTTATTTTTTTAGTACATCAGGTTTTAAAGACGCTTGAAGCTACCGAGGATAAGAAAGTGGAAGACTGGTTGCTGCAAAATATTAGACATGTATGGAGAGGACTAGTCATTGGTTCCCTagatttttttttataaaattacatgcATAGTTCATATTACCCTACTGGCAGCTTTGTGAAAGTGAAAATTCGTGGACTTGGGTTTAAGGAATGTTTTTCAAATTTGGCTGGAACTACTTGCTCATCCACCTATGGTTAGTGTCTTTTGAAATGCTTGCTTTTCTATGAAACAATTTTGTGTATACCGACAAATTTGCATGCATTATTGTGTATCTGTGAAATTTTGCAATTACTAATAAGATTGTTTGTATTAGGCTGATCTGTCAGTAGCTGAGGCATCTTTATCGTATACATTCTCTATGCTCTTGACCAAAGTCATTGAATGTCTGATAAAAAGCTGAAGATTAGTCCACCAATGCAGAGTGGTCAAGTGCAGACAACTAGCTTTCTCATGATTGCTTGGTTGACATGGATGTAGTTATTCTCATCTTAATTCATTCTTAAAGTATCAAAATATGAGTATTAGTCATGCCTCGTACCGTAGACTTTCTAATCCCAAGGCGGATGCCGGTACTATGAAGCACCTCTGGACTTGAGGAGATGAGAGGAGGTGGCAGAATGAAAGGAGAGATGGTGGAATTTGAAATGTTCGTCAAATCCATGCTCTGTGTTTGTCTTTGCAATTTGTGTGAATGACTTCTAGTCCCAAGGCTGATGCAGCTATGCTGCATATAGGCTTCTAGACATGTGGAGACCAGAGGTCGTGGAATTTGTAATGACTATCACGTTTTGTAATTCCTGATTTTTCTGCTCTGATGCACACTTCTTAGGCTGTGATGATGTTCAATGTTTTGGTAGTTATTTTGCACAAGATGAGTTAAGCATTGAAGACCAAAGTATTTGTTCTTAGATCTACTATAAAAGGAAATATAGTGCTGGTTTGATCTTGTGCAGGTTGATGATATATGGATTGTTTTTCTACATAAGCACATTGGTATATTCACCCTAAATAATAATGCATAAACCATAAAAATGCAGTAACAACCTAGTGGACATTGAAATCACCCTGAAATTGCAGTTTTGCAATTTTCCAATTAACCAATAGGCAAGTCCAGTATCTCCATTCACCAATGCTTCAATTCCAAAGTCCAAAATTGTAAAAATCAAATATGAGCCTGTACAATCTACAACTACCAATAATCCCTTTTGCTTACTATTGCATCAAATGAGCACTAGTACCGGATACAGATACATGCAAAATTATGAAATTATAAGACTGATTAGAATCAAACAGAGATTTTCTTCTAATGGGCGTTGGTGTGTTTGGGGAGAAATTTTCTTCTAAAAATCATATAACATTAAAGAGCCATGAGCACGCATATttgctttattttttttctaattGGCGTTAGTGTGTTTGGGGGGAGGGGCATATGACTCTTGTAGGTAGCAGAGAAGATATTTCTCATATACAGTGATATTATAGTTAACTGATGTAATTATTTGATAATGAAACAATGACTACTTTAGTTTGTAACAGTGACATTTAGATCTACATACAAACTAGATTGATTGTAATTGATGGGAATTTTTAAcaaattttgtttgtttgaaaaGGTATTTGGTTAATTGGTAATAAAATGGTGACTAAAATCCTCAAAATTATTAGTTGGATACCACGACACTTGTTGGTTAAAAAAATGACTAATAAGGTTCAAAAAAGTTAGCAAATCACTTTCATGTTTCCTTGAAGGATGTCCTTGACTACATGTCCTTGAGTCGTTCTATGTGTCAAAAAGTAATTTCATTCCATAATGAAAATAGCTTTATCACCTACACGTTCTACTCCGTATTTTACTATATTGATTAATGGGATGTTTGGCAGGGCTCCTTACCAGGGGCTCCACTGGAGGAGCCAGAGCTGTTGGCTCCTCTATTTTTCACTAAAAATACATCCTCAACTCATATAAGATGTTTGGTAGGGCTCTTCCGGAGGAGTCGGAGCTGAAGCATGTAGAAACCCTACCACATAGGACGTAAGTCTGCTTGTGTGGCCCATATCATGATTGGTGGCATGGGCGGAGGGCCCAATGTGGCCCGGTATTGCTTGGGCAAtaccttggcccagcccaggaaGGGTAGCAGGGCTTAAAAAAAAACTTACCAGCTCGACTCGCCCGTCGCCCGTCCGCCCGCATGCCCCGTCGCCCACACGAACGCGACTCGCCCCATCTCCCACACGCCGCCAGGCCGCCTCCGCCcgtccgccgcggcgccgccagTGCTGGCCACCTTCCCCGCCTCCCCCAGACCCCCACCTCCCCAGTTCCCAGATTCGGAGATCCCCCGTTCCCAGCTGGCCAGATCCCCACCTCCCGGGTCCCGGCAGACCGGCTCGCCTGGACCTGCTGGCCTGGTCGCCGCCTCCCCACCCCAAGCCCAAGGCCGCCATCCGACTCCGCCACCTCCCGGAGCTCCACACCGGCTTTGCGGTCTGCCGGTCTGCCCGAGTGCCCGACCATGTCCGGAAACAACCAGAAccaggggagggggagggggagggggagggggagaagaATTGGCCAAAGAGCCAGAGGTTTGTTTGCCATTTGCCAGCAATTGTTGATTCCATTCCATGAGTTTGATTTCGGATTTGCTGTAATGTCTAATACATATTGTTGTTTGATTACAGGGATTTACAGCTATTTTACTTGCA
The sequence above is drawn from the Panicum hallii strain FIL2 chromosome 7, PHallii_v3.1, whole genome shotgun sequence genome and encodes:
- the LOC112900590 gene encoding uncharacterized protein LOC112900590 — translated: MVTRARAGISKPNPRYANVAVAPAISLIPTTTRAALRDPNWSATMQEEFNALIDNNIWDLVPRLSGANVITGKWVFRHKLHGDGTLERYKARWVARGFSQRPGVDYDETFSPVVKPTTIRTVLTLASSRGWPTPRDQFQHFAAVVTKLRFVASRSDASLFIYNTGDDVALILLYVDDILLTSGGGRDEIKAA
- the LOC112900591 gene encoding probable aldo-keto reductase 2, producing MAALGLGWGGGDQATRSRRAGLPGPGRWGSGQLGTGDLRIWERGGGGLGEAGKVASTGGAAADGRRRPGGVREMGRVAFVRATGRTGGRATGESSRWPAWELKKLVEEGKIKYIGLSKASASTIRRAHGVHPISAVQLEWSIWSRDVEEQIIPTCRELGIEIVAYSPLGRGFLSGGAKLIDSQSVLQQIYLNFPRFRPENLDKNGQIFEKVNAMATRKGCTPSQLALAWVHHQGSDVCPIPGTSKIENFNQNVRALSLKLTPDEMAELQSYDAAGDVQGDRYPQMASTWKYSETPPLASWKSE